AAATAATATTGATAATTACCATTTCTTTCAAGGGTATAATGCAATAAGACAATGGTTCGGAGATAACAGCTTTGTAGATAAAACCGAGTTTAAGTTAAAACTTAAGGAAAAAGTAAAAGTAATCTGGTATGAATTAAAAGATACGGTTTCTAAATCAGAGGACTTGTTTTCCAGAATTAACAGTGGTAAAATACCATTAACTAATGCTGAGCTTATCAAAGCACTTTTTTTAGTAAAAGAAAGAGAAAGTAATAACAATAATTCGGCGAAACATTCCCATCAGATGGAGTTAGCTCAGGAATGGGATAGAATTGAATACGAATTGCAAAAAAATGATTTCTGGTACTTCATCAACAAAAATATAAATGAAAAACCAACCAGGATTGAATTTATATTTGACCAAATAGCCGGAAGACACTCCGACAAGAATGCTTTTTTCTCATTTGACTATTATTATAAGGAATTGAAATCCAAATCCGTTGAGGAGCTTTGGAATGAAGTTAAAAATTACTTTTTAACCTTGCAAGAGTGGTATGAAGATAATGAGCTATACCATTACATTGGATTTCTGATTACAGCTGGAATTACCAATCTGCACGAGTTAAAATCTGAATTCAATCAATATCCTAAAAACAAATTTAAAAAGGCCCAGAAAGACCGTATAGGCAAATACTTAAGGGGTTTCGATATAGATAATTTAAAATATCCCAACAAAAAGATTGAAAGTATTTTATTAGTATTTAACATTCAAACCCTAATAAAAACTGAAATCAGCAATCGTTTCCCTTTTGACAGGTTTAAAATTGAAAAATGGAGCCTTGAACATATTCATGCCCAGCAATCTAAAGGGCTGAATACAAAAGAGCAATGGCACGCCTGGCTAGAACAATATACCGAACTTCTCAATGGTACGGATTTAGGTCTTCAAACCTTAACCGCAGTAAAGGATTCAGCTCTTACTCAAGAACAGTTTAAGGAGCTGCAATACAAAATATTTGTTCATTTCAATAAAAACGAATCTCAAGAAGATATAGACAACATTTCAAATTTAGCTCTTTTAGACAGCGGGACAAACAGCAGTTTAAACAATCACCTTTTCCCTATCAAACGGAATCTGATAATCGACCGGGACAAAAAAGGCAAGTTTATCCCAATTTGCACTAAAAATGTAT
This sequence is a window from Rufibacter sp. LB8. Protein-coding genes within it:
- a CDS encoding DUF262 domain-containing protein codes for the protein MEENSISLKPIGDFLTKNEFNFLVKSYQRGYKWTCKEVKDLLNDIQDFQDNSNSFYCLQPVVVRKSQDIWELIDGQQRFTTIYLILSFLEDTKFNIDYQTRNTSSEFLKNYIGLNKIPDISWESFIKQNNELNNIDNYHFFQGYNAIRQWFGDNSFVDKTEFKLKLKEKVKVIWYELKDTVSKSEDLFSRINSGKIPLTNAELIKALFLVKERESNNNNSAKHSHQMELAQEWDRIEYELQKNDFWYFINKNINEKPTRIEFIFDQIAGRHSDKNAFFSFDYYYKELKSKSVEELWNEVKNYFLTLQEWYEDNELYHYIGFLITAGITNLHELKSEFNQYPKNKFKKAQKDRIGKYLRGFDIDNLKYPNKKIESILLVFNIQTLIKTEISNRFPFDRFKIEKWSLEHIHAQQSKGLNTKEQWHAWLEQYTELLNGTDLGLQTLTAVKDSALTQEQFKELQYKIFVHFNKNESQEDIDNISNLALLDSGTNSSLNNHLFPIKRNLIIDRDKKGKFIPICTKNVFLKYYTKNPSDLYFWGDGDRKSYLKEIKRTLTAFNPINESIKSE